DNA sequence from the Prolixibacter sp. SD074 genome:
TTACTACCGGGCGAAAATTAAAGAACGCCAAAAAAGGTTCAAAAAGCATACCTGAAACCCAATCCAAACCTGGCTGCATTAAAATCTGTCCCGTGGGTTACCACAAAGGCAGGCCCGCTAAACTTCGGGTGAAATTCCAATGACCGGGTTTAGTTGCCAGTTATAATCCGCCATGAGGAGCGGGCCGCACCGGTCGATGCCGCGTTCGAACAATATACCGGGACCTACCCTGAATTTATGCTGTTTGTCAAGAGTGTTTTGCGCCGTTATTGGCTGAAGAGACAATAGCAAAATAATGATTGTCAGGCTGATGGTTGGTTTCTGGTTGTCCATATAAAGTGGTTATACCGGGAAATGTACGCTATCCGGTTTTAAAAATAATGAATTCGATGAAATTACGGGCTAAGCAAACAAAACAAGGTTCTGAACGTTATAAACTGTGCCAGGGACTAACGAATTCTCACAAAAGAAAAATAGAGATGATTGATTGAGGTTGTGGTGTCTTCACAAGTCAATTGAAATTAAACTTTAAACACATGAAAAAACTATTTCTTTTATCAGCATTATTCATTGCTGGACTGGCCATGTCGGCTAATGCACAAGTTGTAAAAGACCACGCAATTGGTTTGCGGTTCGGAGGCGGAAGCGGATTTGGCACCGAAGTTTCGTATCAGCATGGTTTGTCGGATTTAAACCGGCTGGAATTTGATTTAGGCCTGATTTCGCACAGCGACTATACAGCCTGGGGATTAACAGGAATCTATCAATGGGTTTGGCCTTTGGGCGAAGGATTTAACTGGTATGCCGGACCGGGCGCTAAGATTGGTTCATGGGATTATAAAAGCAGTTATACCGGAAGCAGTAGTAGTGGTTTTTATCTGGCTGTAGCGGGTGATATTGGTATTGAGTATTCATGGCCCTTTGGTTTGCAGCTCGGTTTAGATATGAGACCCGAATTGGGCTTAGTAAACCATGGTGATAGTTTTGACTTTAATCTTGGCCTCGGAGTACGTTACCAGTTTTAATGGAGCAGATTTATATTTCAACTAAAAAAGAGGAAGAGATGCAGTTTTCAATTGCATCTCTTTTTTTATCTCATTTACATTGTTTTGCATCAGGTATTTTCACTTAGGTAAATTAATTCTTTGATAATATTGTCGATCCCTTCAGTTATTTGCAGAATGGTTGCATCGAGCATGTAACAGGGGTTTGTGACCAGTTTGTATTTTTCATCGACAATAATTTCACCATGTTCGGTAATTTATTCGTCTTCATCGATGTAAGATTTTGGTTTTTTAGTAAAGTTACCTTCTCAGGGGTAAGTATGAAAGAATTATAATGGATAAACAGCGGATTCTTCCTTCTCCTTTTAATTTATTAGCCTATTTAAACGTTTATGCGGGTATAAATAACGCAATTTAATCTTGTTGTATTTTTTGTATCGAACATTTTAAAAAGAATTCGGTTTAGTAAGAGGTACCTTGAGTGGTAAGATAAATAAAGGAATATTCCCGTAAAATTCGGGATATGTGATAATTAAAATAATAAGATACACATGAAAGAGAATGCTAAAAAAGTAACGTTTGCCGGAAACCCGGTGACACTTGTTGGAGAAGAGATAAAAGTGGGACAGAAAGCTCCTGAATTTACGGTTGTAGGAGCAGACTTGAGTCCGGTTAAGTTAAGTGATTATGCAGGAAAAGTGGTTGTTATTGCCGTTTATCCTTCTATCGATACAGATGTTTGTGCTGCACAAAACCGTCGTTTTAATGCTGAAGCAGACAAACTGGGTGATGCCGTAGTTCTTTCGGTTTCCTGTGATTTACCTTTTGCGCAAAAACGTTTTTGTGCAGCAGAAGGCCTGGATAACATCGTAACATTGTCTGATCACCGCGATACGGACTTTGGAGTAAAATACGGATTTCTGATTAAGGAACTGCGTTTGCTGGCTCGTGGTACGGTTGTCATCGACAAAGAGGGAACTGTTAAATACGTAGAATTTGTTCCGGAAATCACTACCGAACCCGATTACGAAGTTGCTCTTAAAGTAGTCAAAGAGTTGCTTTGATAATTGATTGATAAAAATGAAAGCTGGTTGAAAATGAAGTAAATACGCTTCAATCAATCAGTTTTTTTTCTGTTGTTACTTCTTTGCTACACCAATTCCGGGAATTTCATCTGAGAGCGAATACACAGGTTCGGTGAATTCCGGGCCACCGGTAAACGGATCCTGTGCCGGTTCCAAATGCGGATCCAAATCAACAAAGCGGAAGCCGCCCAATCCGGCTGCCAGATGTACAGCGCACCCCAGTCCCAGCCTTGATTCAATCATACAACCAATCATCAGTTCCATATTAGCGCTTCGTGCGATTGCGGCGATATCCAAAGCTTCCACTATTCCTGATTTCATAAGCTTGATGTTGATCAAATCAGCACATCCGGCCTGTACGACTTTAATGGCATCGGCCGATGTAAAGACCGACTCATCTGCTGCGATTGGCACTGACGTATGATCCTTCACGAATTTCATTCCGCACAAGTCATCCTTCCTGACAGGCTGTTCAAATAATTCAGGACGAATATTGTTCTTTTCAAGCTCTTTCAGGAAGTAAACAGCATCAGCTGGCGAATATCCCTGGTTGGCATCCAGCATGAGCCGGCACCCCGGTGCCCCGTCTTTGATGGCCAGTAACCGGTCGATATCTTCTACCAGGTTTTTACCGACTTTGGTTTTTAGGGTATTGTACCCTTTGCTGCTGAGTTTGGCTGCATTTTTCCGGGCTGTGTCGGTCGATACGATATCAATGGTATAGTCGGTTTCGATTTGATTTTCGGCCTTACCAAGGAAAGTATACAATGGTGTGTTTAGCGATTTTGCGAAGGCATCAATGAGGGCCATTTCGATAGCACTTCGGGCAGCTGCCTGCACACCATACACACTTTTCAGGTGTTTGGATATTTGCCGGAATTCGGCTGCTTCCTTCCCGATAAGGAATTTTTGACAACTATTGATTGTGGCCAGTGCCGTGGCCTGATTCTCCCCGTTAACAGGTTCCAACGGAGCAGCTTCGCCGTAACCTTCTATGCCGTTTTCGAGACGTACGATGATGAGCACATTCTCCATCTCGTATTTTACACCGGTGGCTATTGTAAACGGTGCATCCAGCGGGATGTTAATGGTTTCGATGAAAACCTCTTTAATGGTGGTGGGTATCATATTTTTCTCTCCATTGTTTTAAGGTTTGTAACAGGTGTTGTATTTGAGTTTCAGTGTGTATACTTGATACGGTAATTCGTACAATGAATTGGCTCGTTTTAACCGGATAGTCGACTGCCGGAGCAACGATCCCGTTTTCTTCAAGGAATTGAGAGAGATGAACTGCTGTTTGTTTTTTCTTGAAATAGAGAGGAATAATGGGTGTAGATCCAGTGGTTGTCGAAAACGCCAGATCTTCAATTCCCTTTCGAAGCATACGAGTATTATTCATTAATGTGGTACGCAGTTCCGGATGTTTTTCAATAAGTTTCAGTGACGATAAGCCTGCGGCTACGATCGGTGGTGGCAATGCAGTGGATGCGCCATAGAACGTTGATTTTTTCCGGATGGCCTCAATTAGTCCGTGATTACCTGCAATGAAGCCGCCATAGGAGCCAATCGCTTTGCTCATGGTTTCACTTTGATAAAGATCGGGTGCGTTGTCCAGATGAAAGTGTTCGGGAGTTCCCCGCCCGTTTTCTCCGAGAACGCCAGTCGCATGTGCATCATCCACAATCAGAGTTGCTCCGTATTTTTGAGCCAGTGAATAAAGTTGATCGACGGGCGCAATTTCCCCCGTAAGGGCAAATATACCGTCAGTAATGATGAGTGGACGGCTTTTGGGCGAAGCTTTCAGCAATTCTTCCAGATGGCTGGGATTAGCATGCTCATAATATTTTACTTGCGGAATATCACAGGGAATGCCATCTGTGATGCTGGAATGGACCATGGAATCGGCGAAGATGGAATCGTAGCGCCCCCTTAGCACGTGAAGCAGAATTTTATTTCCCATGTACCCCGAAGCAAATACTACTGCATCCTGCTGGCCTTTATATTCAGCCAACGATTTTTCCAACTCCAGGTGGATATCCGACGTACCTGTTGTTCGCCTGGACGCGGCAAAATTTACCCCATACTTTTTCAGTGCCTTAATCGCATTCTTCACCAATAGGGGGTTATTGGCAAGTCCCAGGTAGTTGTTCCCGGCAAAATAAGACAACAACGTTTTATCATTTACCCTGATAGTGCGACCAACTCCACTGTTTAAAATATTCATGAATAGATTATTAGGGTGTAATCCGGGTAACCGGAATGATTTAATGCTTTTGCTGATTATTCATAAAAGCAACCCATATTGGTATTAATGTAAGTTATCATACCAAAATGGTCAGGTCAAATATAGGAAAAAAATGTAGATTTTCCTGGAAGGAAAGTTTTCTCGCTGTCAGATGGCGACTAACGGGATAGTTTTTCCAAAAATTATTCGGAAAGCAACGCTGAAATTAATTTTCCAGCAGGTCACGAATAACGACCGAACCGATAAAACAGCCAAAAGCCGGGGGCATGTAGGAGATGGTTCCTATCGTTGATTTTTTGTTCCGCGATTCTTCAATAATCAGCTTGCTCTTGTCTACATCTTCGGGCGAAAAAACTACTTTGATGCCTTTGTGAACACCCATTTTTCGAAGACGTTTACGAATCATTTTTGCCAGTGCACAATTGTAGGATTTGGAGATGTCGGCAATCTGAATTTGCGTGGGATCCATTTTTCCACCGGCTCCCATTGAGCTGACAATAGGAAGATTGAGTTGCACAGCCGTGTACATCAGGGTTACTTTAGGTGAAAGTGTATCGATGCAGTCCACAACATAATCGAATTGCTGTTCCTGAAGTACCTGATGCATATGTTCTTCCTGAAGATAATCGTTGATAAGCCCGAGTTGAATGTCCGGATTGATATCCTGAAATCGTTGCGCCAGCACTTCTGCTTTGGGATGGCCTTCGTTCGATACAAGGGCCGGGAGTTGACGGTTGCGGTTGGTCATTTCTACCGTATCGCCATCTACGATGGTCATCCGTCCCACGCCGGAACGACAAATGGTTTCGGCTGCATATGCACCAACACCACCTAATCCTACTACCAATACATGTGCATTCCGCAATTTCTCAATTCCGGTGCTTCCGACCAGGAGCTCCGTCCGTTTGTACCACTTCATTTCTGGGAAAAAACTATGCCCGGACAATTGGTCCGAAGATTTTTTTTAGGTTGCCAAAGATATGCATTTTCAAATCTTCGAGAGGCATATTATTCAGAAGAGCTACTTCCCGGTAAATATCTTTGATATCTACAGAAGAATCATCTGTTTCCAGGAATAAATTTTTTATCGGGATTATCTCTACCGATTCCCGCAGTTTTGCCCGGTGGTCGAGCAGATGGGAACCGATGGAAAAGATAAAGTCTGTTTTGAGAAGTTCCTGCGTGGTTTGCAGATTGCCTGTATAGCCATGCAATATCCACGGAATTGTGGTGCCTTTTTTCATTCGAAGAACATCCTGCCAACATCTTACACAGTGTATAATCAGTGGTTTACCGAATTTTTGTGCAGCATGAATATGCAGTTTGAAAATCTCTTCCTGGATAGCGAGACAAGTGTGAATGGAGCGATCGAGGCCAGTTTCACCAATGCCGACAATGTTTGGATTTCCGATGTTGCGCTCCAGCATTTCCCGGGCCTCGTCCGGAGTGAACAAATGAGCATGCCACGGATGTATGCCTGCAGTTACAGGATAATTCAGCGAAGGGTTCTGCTCAAAATCCTGTAAAAATAAACTTTGCAGTTGAAAAAGGTCTTCCTGGTCAACAGCGTTGTGTGTATGGATATCGATATACGGAACAGGCACAATTATGCTTTTTATCAAATGTAATGATTATTTTCGGATAGATATTAACCAGAAAAATGCAACCACCCGTTTTTTGATGGTTATCATTGGTTTTTCAGGGCTACAGGGGACGGAAGAAGCAATGAAGCTGGCTGTTGATCTGCTGGCTCGTTATGGAAAGGCCGGCAATATAGAACAATGGATTGTTCGATAGAAGTTCGTGAAGAAGATAAAAGGACTATTTTTGCGTGAAACAACGTTGATAGATTAAAGCAAAAAAATGAAGAAACTTACCGCATTTATATTACGTCTCCTGGGATGGAAAGCGATGAGTGGAGTGGCTCCGGAATCGAAGTGTATTATTTTGGGAGCACCGCATACCTCCGCACTTGACTTTGTCATTTCGTGGCTCTATTATACCAGTGTGGGTGGGAAAGCTTATGTAATGGTGAAGAAGGAATTTTTCTTCTGGCCAGTGGGATACATAGTCCGTTGGATGGGAGGTATTCCGGTTGACCGCACCCGTGGGGCCAATGTCTTGAAGCAAGTTGTTGATGAATTCAAAACGCGCGATTACCTTCACCTGGCGATTGCCCCCGAGGGGACCCGAAAGCCAACAGCGCGCTGGAAAGCCGGATTTCATACGATGGCCCGTCTGGCAAATGTCCCGGTGTATTTGGGCTATTTCGATTGGGGCAAAAAAGAAATAGGTTTCAATGAAAAATTTGAATTGACTGATGATGTGAACGCAGATTTGAAGAGGGTACGTCAATGGTACAAGAATAAAGGCGTACAGGGAAAACATCCGGAACTGTTTAATACCGGGGACGATTTGGATTAAAAAACTGCTTATGGAACAGGTAAAAGATCTTCGCATTACGCTGATACAGCCCAATGTTTATTGGGAGTCGCCAGTGGAAAACCGGGAGCGCATATCGGAAATGATGAACACGGTAAGTGGAAATACCGACCTGGTTGTTCTGCCGGAAATGTTTACCACCGGTTTTACCATGAATGCTTCGGCTTTAGCTGAGCCGATGAACGGGGAAACCATGGCATGGATGAAAGCAAAGGCTGCCGAGCTGAATGCGGCTATTTGCGGAAGTGCGATTATTGAAGATGAGGGAGGCAGTTACAATCGTTTGCTGTTTGTCCATCCCGATGGAAGTTATCAAAGTTACGACAAGCGGCATCTGTTCTTCATCGAGGGTGAGATTGGCGTATTTGAGCCGGGAAAAGAGCGGGTGATTGTCAATTTCAGGGGATGGCGTATCGGCCTGTATATATGTTATGATGTACGTTTTCCTGTTTGGTCGCGTAACCGGAATGATACCGATTTAGCGCTTTACGTAGCCAACTGGCCAGCATCGCGTACGCGGGTATGGCAAACTTTACTGAAAGCCCGTGCCATCGAGAACCAGATTTATGTAGCGGGTGCCAACCGGGTTGGTTCAGATGGTAATGAAGTAGATTACTGTGGCGATTCGCTGCTGGTAAATCCACGCGGAGAAGTAATGCATCGCCTGGAGAACCGGGAAGTAGTTGTTACAGGCACATTATCCATCGAAAATTTGGAAAACTTCAGGTTGAAATTCCCGGTCGGGAATGATGCCGATGATTTTCGGTTACTCTGACCTTCCCTAATTGAGCTACTTAGCAACAAACGGATTATAACGGCCGAAATAAAAACCCGGGCAATAATCAATATTAGCGGTGTAAAGAACATACGTTATCAACAGTTTGTTAATACGTTTTTAACGAGATTTCAACGAACGATCGCAGGCAGGCACCAATCTGCGATCTTCGCTGAATTTTATCCCCAATAAGTCTTTTCTATTTTTCAACATTTTTTTGAAATCAGGAGGTAAGTGGAGGGGCACAAGGGTATAACGGTCAGATATGCCAAATTATTTCTTTCACACCAATGTTTCTGCAACAGTTATTTTTTAAGAAAAACTAATTATATAGTTGTAAAACTAAAAGATTAGTTGTATTATTGTGAATAGATTTCCATGCGCAGGAAATAAGATGATGAATAATCGAAAAACGGAATAACATGAAAGAGAAATTGAAAAGGGGCATACCACCCTGATTTTTTTACCTGCATTAACTAACAAAGTAGTTTGAAATAAATAACGACTTCGGTAACTTTAGCCGAAGGAATAAATGTTATTGAATAATAGTCAATTTACAATGAAAGAACTGACAAGGGCAGAAGAACAGGTGATGCAACTACTGTGGAATATGGAAAGAGCATTTGTGCGTGACATTATCGACGAAATGCCGGAGCCGAAACCGGCGTATAATACGGTTTCCACCATCGTCAGGATATTGGAGCGAAAAGGGTTTGTCGACCATAGGGCGTACGGCAAATCGCACCAGTATTTTCCCATCGTAAGCAAAAAGGAGTACACCCGTTCGTTTGGAAAGCGTTTTATGCGGAATTACTTCGATGGTTCATTTAAAGAGATGGTATCGTTTTTTGCCCGGGAGGACAAACTCGATATTCATGACCTGAATGACTTGCTGGAAGAAGTCCGGCGCGAGATAGATGATAGCGATAAAATGAAATCGTGATTTGGTAATGAACGACAACTGACTTTAGCCATATGAACACGTATATTAACTTCATTACAGAATCGGGAATCAGCTTAGGCTTGCTGACCCTGGTGTATCTCTTCTTTCTTCGCAACGAGACGTTTTTCCGGTTAAACCGTTTGTATCTGCTTGTATCAGCTGTTTTTTCCGGTATACTTCCCTTGCTTCATATTCCGGTGTTCCTGAATTCGGTTTCATCCAATCTGGGACTAATTGCCAGTGGACCAAGTGTGCTCGAAGTTGTCGAGGTGTACGGTGGTGCCGGGGCCAACGCATCCGGAGCATTTCTTTCATTGCCTCTCATCGGTCTGATATATTTTAGTGGAATACTCTTTTTTGCGCTGCGTTTTACCTGGAAACTGGGGCAGATGGTCCTGTTGGTCCGCAGTGGTGAGAAACGCAAGTTCAGAGGGCTGACTATTGTCCGCCTGGGATTCGATACATCTGCTTTTTCCTTTTTTCGCTGGCTGTTTGTTGGCCGAAGTTTCCAATTTGGAACCGAGGAAAGTAATCATATCCTGAAACATGAGATGGTACACATCCGGCAACGGCATTCCATCGATGTTTTATTGCTCGAACTGGTCGTTTTGGTGCAATGGTCCAACCCATTCATCTGGTATCTGCGCCGTGCAGTAAGAGAAAATCACGAATTTCTGGCCGATGCGCTGGTGGTTAACAAAGGCATTTCGCCTGTACGTTACAAAGCCATGCTGATTGAACAGGTGACCGGCATTCAGCTTCAGGTCGCCAACAACTTCAATTATTCCTTACTTAAAAGTAGAATAAAGATGATTTCAAAAATAAAATCGCCCCGTTGGGCCGGATATAAATACCTGATTGGATTAATAGGCATGCTGTTGCTGGTAGTTGTTTTTGCGTGCGAAAAAACAACCGAGCCGGCGACGGAGCAAGTTGCTGTTAAATCTGCGAACGTTGATAGCCAGCCGTTGATGGTATTAGACGAGGTACCAGTTACGAAAGCTGTGATGGATACGCTGAATCCAAAATCAATTTCTCACATTGATGTACTCAAGAACAAAGAATCCCTGGCTCCGTACGCAGAAAAATATGGTCAAGAAAGAGTTAAAAATGGTGTAATCCTTATTTATACAAAAGGATTTTTGAATGAACCCGTTGAAAGCACGGTCGAGAAAGATGCCAGCATAACCAGGCAAAATGCCAGTGACAATAATGCAGGGTATAACGGAGAGCCTGTTTTCTTCATTGTAGAAAATATGCCCAAATTTCCTGGTGGTGACTTAGCGCTTAGAAAATATATTGCGGCCAATATTAAGTATCCTGAAGATGCCCAAAAACAGGGAATACAGGGTAAGGTATATGTCACCTTTGTTGTGACGAAAACTGGTGAGGTAGGCGGAGCGAAAATTGCCAGGGGCGTTTCTTCTTCATTGGATGACGAGGCATTGCGTGTTGTTAGAGGCTTACCTAAGTGGACTCCGGGAACGCAAAGAGGAAAAGCGGTCAACGTTCAGTATACAGTACCTATCAATTTTGTATTGCAGTGAATTGCCGGACATCCGATACCCGAATTTAGGGTGGTTGTACCGCAAATTTACTTATGTTGACAACAGGTGAATAGAACGAGATGCCGGAGTGATTCATCCACCAGCGGCATCTCTTTTTTCTTAAATCCCCCAATATGAATGAGAAACTGAAACAGTCTACATGGTGTCTATGGATCGGTGACCAAGGGCTTTTGAAAAGTATTTTTCAGCTGATAAAAAATTAGTAGCTTTCGAACAGCTGGCGGGAGTGAAGGATATGACAGACTCTCTCTCCCTGTTTGAGCATACAGCAAATGTATAAATTAATCAAACCTATTATTTCTATGAAAAAAACACTTGTCCTGATCGCTTTTGGTGTCGGCCTTATCTTCGCCGGATGCCAGTCAAACAAACAAAAGCAAACAAAAACTGAGGCTGTTGAGGTCGAGAAAACTTCCTATGCCGGTCAAGCCGGTTGTGCTTCTGATTGTCTCTCGAAACACGAATTGGAAGCATTGAACACACTAACCGATCAGGAAAAAGCTGATGGTTGGCAACTGCTGTTCGACGGCAAAACGTTAAATGGCTGGAAAGGTTTCAATGGTAACGACATCTCCAAAGGTTGGGTGGTTCGCGACGGTTGCCTGATGTCACTCGGTAAAGGTGGCGATATTGGTGGCGACATCATTACCGACAAGCAATACGAAAATTTTGAGCTGAAATTGGAATGGCGAATTTCGCATGGAGGCAATAGCGGAATTCTGTACGGCGTTATCGATGATCCGAAGTACGGTGCGGTGTATTATACTGGCCCCGAGTACCAATTGCTTGATGATGTTGGTTTCCCGGAAAAGGTGGAAGAATGGCAGTTGACCGGCGCTAATTACGGGATGTACACAGCCGATAAGTCGAAGAAGAAACTGCAGATGGTTGGTTGCCCGGCGTTCAATACGGCCCGTATTATAGTGAACGGCAACCATGTGGAGCAATGGCTGAACGGCGGGAAGGTGGTCGGGTTCGAGCGCTGGACCGATGACTGGGGCAAACGCAAGAACGAAGGAAAATGGAAAGATTATCCCGATTATGGGATGGCGAAGATTGGCCATATTTCTCTGCAGGATCACGGAAGTTACATCTGGTTCCGGAACATCAAAATCCGTGAACTCTAATCTGCTAACCTGACTAAATTAACTGCAATGAAGAAAATAGGAATATTGCTGGCAGTGGTAGCGCTGTTCAGCGGATTTATGTCGTTACCCAAGACCATTTCCCTTTTTAACGGGAAAGATCTGACCGGATGGACGGTTTACGGAACTGAAAAGTGGTATGTCGATAACGGGGAGCTGGTGTGCGAAAGTGGTCCCGATAAGGAATATGGTTACCTGGGCACCGATAAGTATTACAAGAACTTCGATTTGACACTCCAGTTTTTGCAGGAGAGCAATGGCAACAGCGGCGTTTTTTTCCGGTCAACCATCGAAGGGACCAAGATAACCGGCTGGCAGTGCGAAGTAGCTCCTCCGGGACACGATACCGGCGGAATATACGAGTCGTACGGTCGTGGCTGGTTGGAGAAAATTCCGGAAGAGAAGGAAGATATCCTGAAGATGGGAGAGTGGAACACGTTGCGTTTGCGCGTGGTTGGGCCAACGGTTGAAACCTGGCTCAACGGAAAGAAGATGGTGAAGCTGACGGATGAAAAAATCGGGAAGGCCACTGGTTCCATTGCGTTGCAGATTCATGCCGGAGGTGGAATCAAAGTGCGCTGGAAAAATATCGAACTGAAAAAACTACCATAAAGAAAAGGGGCTGGTGAGGCCCCTTTCTTATTTTTGGTTTCCCGGAAGGAAAACTTATTTCAAATCGCGGGTACTTTCCATCAGGAATTTTACGCTGTCCTGGCAGAATCCGTGTTTTTCCCGTTCGATGAACTCGTAAATGATGCCGGTAAAAGGCGTCGGTTTGGTGAAAACCTGTGTCAGGCCTTCGCACCGGATAGGCTCCTCGGTAGTAAATTCCATCAGGCCTTTCTCTTTGAACTCTTTCATTTTAGCTTCCACCGATTCAACCTGGTATGCAATGTGATGCACACCTCCAATTCCACCGTTCTTTGAGGCTACCCACTCTTCTACAACCGAGTGATTTTGTCCGTCGGAAATGAAGATTTCGGGAGCCATGTGGTATTCCAAACCATTAGCCCCGGGAATATCCCACGGAATATCGTTCTTGAGTTTCTCTGGTGGTAACAACACCAGGCATTTGGCCGTAGAGCCATCGTCAAACTTAATTTCAAAGCCATCGGGTAATTCCGGGTCGATTTTGTAACCGAATCCTTCCGTAAAGAATCGTGCTGTCTCAAAGCGGTCGCGAACGCGATAAGCAATGTGATCAATTCTCATGATAATGCTCTTTTTGTTTGCAAGGAAGTTACAAAATCCAAAATCGGCATAACAGGGGATTTATCAGGTGTAGTGGATTTTTTTATCCGAAATAAAATTGATTAAAAAATGCGATACCCCAGAATGAAAGACAGCTTGCTGTATTTTGTATCCCACGACATGGAACTACTTAAAATATCGCGGTTTCCATAATACCGAAATTCAGAGCTGAATCGGTTGTGTTGCACACCTATGCCCGCAATAAAGCTATTTCCCGAAAGGATCTTGTAAAGACGGTCTTCGTTGGTATATGTAATGGTTGAACTAAACGGAATATCGACGACCAGGCCTCCCCTGAGGAAAAGAAACGTTTTTTTGTTCAGCTGGAAGTGGTATTTCAACCCCATCGGTATTTCCAACGATTTGTATTCAGCATTTACATCTCTCGGCAAGTAATAGGTCCTTTCAATTATTTCGTGACCTGAATATTGCTGATAGGTAGGTTCCATGAAAATACTCCACCGGTAATGATTAAATGGGAGGAGCATATTCAGTTCCAGTCCAATCCGGTAA
Encoded proteins:
- the tpx gene encoding thiol peroxidase yields the protein MKENAKKVTFAGNPVTLVGEEIKVGQKAPEFTVVGADLSPVKLSDYAGKVVVIAVYPSIDTDVCAAQNRRFNAEADKLGDAVVLSVSCDLPFAQKRFCAAEGLDNIVTLSDHRDTDFGVKYGFLIKELRLLARGTVVIDKEGTVKYVEFVPEITTEPDYEVALKVVKELL
- a CDS encoding dipeptide epimerase produces the protein MIPTTIKEVFIETINIPLDAPFTIATGVKYEMENVLIIVRLENGIEGYGEAAPLEPVNGENQATALATINSCQKFLIGKEAAEFRQISKHLKSVYGVQAAARSAIEMALIDAFAKSLNTPLYTFLGKAENQIETDYTIDIVSTDTARKNAAKLSSKGYNTLKTKVGKNLVEDIDRLLAIKDGAPGCRLMLDANQGYSPADAVYFLKELEKNNIRPELFEQPVRKDDLCGMKFVKDHTSVPIAADESVFTSADAIKVVQAGCADLINIKLMKSGIVEALDIAAIARSANMELMIGCMIESRLGLGCAVHLAAGLGGFRFVDLDPHLEPAQDPFTGGPEFTEPVYSLSDEIPGIGVAKK
- a CDS encoding pyridoxal phosphate-dependent aminotransferase family protein, which gives rise to MNILNSGVGRTIRVNDKTLLSYFAGNNYLGLANNPLLVKNAIKALKKYGVNFAASRRTTGTSDIHLELEKSLAEYKGQQDAVVFASGYMGNKILLHVLRGRYDSIFADSMVHSSITDGIPCDIPQVKYYEHANPSHLEELLKASPKSRPLIITDGIFALTGEIAPVDQLYSLAQKYGATLIVDDAHATGVLGENGRGTPEHFHLDNAPDLYQSETMSKAIGSYGGFIAGNHGLIEAIRKKSTFYGASTALPPPIVAAGLSSLKLIEKHPELRTTLMNNTRMLRKGIEDLAFSTTTGSTPIIPLYFKKKQTAVHLSQFLEENGIVAPAVDYPVKTSQFIVRITVSSIHTETQIQHLLQTLKQWREKYDTHHH
- a CDS encoding ThiF family adenylyltransferase — encoded protein: MKWYKRTELLVGSTGIEKLRNAHVLVVGLGGVGAYAAETICRSGVGRMTIVDGDTVEMTNRNRQLPALVSNEGHPKAEVLAQRFQDINPDIQLGLINDYLQEEHMHQVLQEQQFDYVVDCIDTLSPKVTLMYTAVQLNLPIVSSMGAGGKMDPTQIQIADISKSYNCALAKMIRKRLRKMGVHKGIKVVFSPEDVDKSKLIIEESRNKKSTIGTISYMPPAFGCFIGSVVIRDLLEN
- a CDS encoding TatD family hydrolase — translated: MPVPYIDIHTHNAVDQEDLFQLQSLFLQDFEQNPSLNYPVTAGIHPWHAHLFTPDEAREMLERNIGNPNIVGIGETGLDRSIHTCLAIQEEIFKLHIHAAQKFGKPLIIHCVRCWQDVLRMKKGTTIPWILHGYTGNLQTTQELLKTDFIFSIGSHLLDHRAKLRESVEIIPIKNLFLETDDSSVDIKDIYREVALLNNMPLEDLKMHIFGNLKKIFGPIVRA
- a CDS encoding 1-acyl-sn-glycerol-3-phosphate acyltransferase; this encodes MKKLTAFILRLLGWKAMSGVAPESKCIILGAPHTSALDFVISWLYYTSVGGKAYVMVKKEFFFWPVGYIVRWMGGIPVDRTRGANVLKQVVDEFKTRDYLHLAIAPEGTRKPTARWKAGFHTMARLANVPVYLGYFDWGKKEIGFNEKFELTDDVNADLKRVRQWYKNKGVQGKHPELFNTGDDLD
- a CDS encoding amidohydrolase → MEQVKDLRITLIQPNVYWESPVENRERISEMMNTVSGNTDLVVLPEMFTTGFTMNASALAEPMNGETMAWMKAKAAELNAAICGSAIIEDEGGSYNRLLFVHPDGSYQSYDKRHLFFIEGEIGVFEPGKERVIVNFRGWRIGLYICYDVRFPVWSRNRNDTDLALYVANWPASRTRVWQTLLKARAIENQIYVAGANRVGSDGNEVDYCGDSLLVNPRGEVMHRLENREVVVTGTLSIENLENFRLKFPVGNDADDFRLL
- a CDS encoding BlaI/MecI/CopY family transcriptional regulator encodes the protein MKELTRAEEQVMQLLWNMERAFVRDIIDEMPEPKPAYNTVSTIVRILERKGFVDHRAYGKSHQYFPIVSKKEYTRSFGKRFMRNYFDGSFKEMVSFFAREDKLDIHDLNDLLEEVRREIDDSDKMKS
- a CDS encoding M56 family metallopeptidase, with amino-acid sequence MNTYINFITESGISLGLLTLVYLFFLRNETFFRLNRLYLLVSAVFSGILPLLHIPVFLNSVSSNLGLIASGPSVLEVVEVYGGAGANASGAFLSLPLIGLIYFSGILFFALRFTWKLGQMVLLVRSGEKRKFRGLTIVRLGFDTSAFSFFRWLFVGRSFQFGTEESNHILKHEMVHIRQRHSIDVLLLELVVLVQWSNPFIWYLRRAVRENHEFLADALVVNKGISPVRYKAMLIEQVTGIQLQVANNFNYSLLKSRIKMISKIKSPRWAGYKYLIGLIGMLLLVVVFACEKTTEPATEQVAVKSANVDSQPLMVLDEVPVTKAVMDTLNPKSISHIDVLKNKESLAPYAEKYGQERVKNGVILIYTKGFLNEPVESTVEKDASITRQNASDNNAGYNGEPVFFIVENMPKFPGGDLALRKYIAANIKYPEDAQKQGIQGKVYVTFVVTKTGEVGGAKIARGVSSSLDDEALRVVRGLPKWTPGTQRGKAVNVQYTVPINFVLQ